From Terriglobia bacterium:
AGCGGCAGCCTCAAACGCCATCACCTTATCGGCTGAGGGCGCCTGTGCCGAATTGATCTGATGCCAGGCTTGGTCGAGCAGCGCGGCCGCTATGTATTCGGTGGTCGCGTAACCCTGGCCGAATTTCTCGGCCGCGAGCACCTTGTCGAGCAGCGCCTGGGGCATCGGTGCGCCGGTCTGGTAGTGCTTTGCATAGTGGGTGAACACAATCGGCTCGCGCGCCCACATCTCGTTGTACTGCGACGGAAACTCGACAAAATCACGCGGCACCCTGGTGCCGGAGAGCGAGGGATAGTTCACGTCCGAGAACAGGCCATGCAGCGCGTGCCCGAACTCGTGGAACATGGTGCTGACCTCATCGAAGGTCAGCAAGGTGGGCTGGCCCTGCGGCGGCTTGGGGATGTTGAGGTTGTTGACGACGACGGGCTTCAACCCGAGCAGCCTGGACTGGCCAACGTAATTGCTCATCCAGGCGCCACCGCGCTTGTTGTCGCGCGCGAAATAGTCGGCCAGGAACAGGCCCACCGGAGAGCCATCGGCATTGAAAACCTCGAACACTCGTACGTCCGTCTGGTACACCGGGAGGTCGTGGCGCTCCTTGAAGTCGAGACCGTAGAGCTGATGGGCGGCATAGAACAGGCCGTCCTGCATCACGCGGTTCAACTCGAAGTAAGGCTTCACCTCGGACTGGTCGAAGCCGAAGCGGGCTTTGCGGACCTGTTCGGCGTAGAAGGCCCAGTCCCAGGGCTGCAGTGTGAATGGCGTGCCGTTGCCGGCGCTCGCCTGTTCGTCGATCAGTTTCTGGTTGTCGGCCGCTTCTTTTTTGGCGTTGGCGAGGGCAGGCGGCACGAGCCGGGCGAGCATCTGGTTGACGGCCGCAGGCGTGCCCGCAGTCTCATCCGCCAGCCCATACGCCGCATAATCGGGATACCCCAGCAGGGTGGCCTTTTCTGCGCGCAGCTTCACGATTTGCGCGACGACCGCCGTGTTGTCGTAGGTACCGCCGTCGGCGCGGCCGATCGAGGCTTGGTAGATTTTCTCCCGCAGCGCTCGGTTCCGGAGTTGCTCCAGCACCGGCTGGATGGTGGTGTTCTGCAGTGGGATCACCCACTTGCCGTTGAGCCCGCGCGCCTTCGCTGCTTCCGCCGCGGCGCCGATCTGTTCGCGTGAAAGCCCGTCCAGATCGCCGACGTTGTCAACGACCACCGCGGAATCCTTGGTGGCCTTGAGCACGTTCTGTTGGAACCGGGTGGTCAGCGACGCGATCTGCTCGTTGAGCTGCCGCAGCCTACTTTTGTCTGCATCCGAGAGCTTCGCCCCGGCCCGCACGAACTCGGTATAAGTGCGCTCCAGCAATTGCAGCGACTCGGGGTCCAGTTGGAGAGCGGCGCGCTTCTGGTAAACCGCGTCGAAACGCGCGAACAACGCCGCGTCGAGCAGGATGGCGTCCCGGTGCGCGGAGCGCTTCGGAGCCATCTCGGAGGCAATTTTCAGGATCTCGGGATTGGTGTTGGACCCGTTGAGATTGGAGAAGGCCGACGATACCCGATCCAGCAACTGGCCCGATTTTTCCAAAGCAACGACGGTGTTTTCGAAGCTCGGCGGCGCCGGGTTGCGGTCGATCGCCTCGACCTCTTTGCGCTGTTCAGCCATACCGGCGTCGAAGGCGGGCCGGAAGTCCGCGTCCTTAATGCGGTCGAAAGGGGGAAGGTGGTAGGGCAGCGTGCTCGGCCGGGCGAACGGATTATCGGCGGAAAGCTGCGGCGCGACGACGGCCGAACCTTGATGGCCGACCTGCGCGGACACGGTGACGGCAGCAAGCGCTGCCGCGAATATGAGGCAGCGAACGGTTTTTGAATGCATGACATGTACTCCGCGGCAAATGCGACCTGTGGGCCACGGTGCATCCTGCCGTAAACACAGAAAAGCGTTACTTGCATTGTGATAAACCGGGGCTAGACGGAACGTTTTCCGGTTTGAACTGCGCCGCCTTCGACAGCACCGGGCCACAAGGGCTGACGACGCTGCAACCGCCAACCACAGCAGCGGCATTGTAGCGCGCGTGTCAATGCCGGAATTTCCACCATTTGCTGCGAGGGAACTGGCCCACCCTCTCCAGCAGGAAATAAATTTGCCCGCCTTTGGCGAAGCGCGGGCACAGGATTTCGGAGTTGAACCGCGACACGCAACGGTTCGGCGGCTCCGCTAGTAACAAGAGTTCCAAATCGTTCGCCAGGGCCGACCATCTGGAAACTATCTCGCCATGAACCATGTCAGCAAAGTGCGGATTCCCTCAGGGCACTTTCAGCAACGTTGCGATGGCGAAGTTGAAGGGAGAATGTCACAGGAGGTTGTGACGAGCATTAAGTTGCACCAGTTAGCGTATGGTCGATGGTGTATAGTGTCCGACATGCGGGCGCAGATACCCATTCTGAGCAGCGCAGAGCGGGAACATTTGGAGAGCATCGTGCACCGTCCGAGCAGCACCAGGCGGGATGAATTCCGGGCACGACTCATCTTGGATGCCGCCTACGGCTTGAGTAATGAAACCATTGCCGCGCAGCGCAAGACGCGTCCGGCTACGGTGAGCAAGTGGCGCAGCCGGTTTCTGGCGCGGCGACTGCAGGGACTCGGCGATGCCCCGCGCAGCGGCAAGCCACGGCGCTACGATGCCGGCGCTGAGCAGCGGATTCTCCGGCAGTTGGACGCTCCGGTTCCCTCTGGATATACACGCTGGAACGGGAGCTTGCTGGCGGCGGCGCTGGGAGACATTTCCGACGATCAGATCTGGCGGGTGCTGCGCAAGCACGGCATCAGCCTGGAACGGCGCCGCAGTTGGTGTGTGAGCACGGACCCCTGCTTTGCCCAGAAAGCCGCCGATGTAGTGGGGCTGTATCTGGACCCACCGGAGAACGCCCTGGTGCTGTCGGTGGACGAGAAACCGCACAACCAAGCGCTGGAGCGCGCGCAGGGCTGGCTGCGGCTGCCGCATGGCAAGGCCCTCAGCGGGTTCTCGCATGACGATCCGCGGCACAGCAGGACCAGCTTGTTCGCCGCTCTGGAAGTGGCCACCGGATTGGTGAAAGTGGGCCACTACGCGCGCCGCGGCCGGGTGGAGTTCCTCGAGTTCATGAATGGCATCGTGGCCGCTCATCCGCACCAGTCCATTCACGTCATCCTCGACAATCTCAACACTGACAAACCCGCGTGCGACCGCTGGGTCGAACGGCACAAGAACGTCCACTTCCACGACACCCCCACCCACGCTTCCTGGCTGAATCAGGTGGAGATCTGGTTCAGCATTCTCAGCCGGGAATCCCAGGCGGGGACCAGCTTCGCCAGCACGGAACAATTTCGCCACCATATCGAGCTTTTTGTCGACGCCTATAACCAGAACGCCCATCCGTTCGAGTGGAAGAAACAGATCGAGTTCCAGAAGCATCGCAGGGCATCATACGCCAACTTAAGCAACTAGGTATCAGGGTACCTCATGGCTTCCTTGTCCCCCTTCATTAGTGCCAACACCAACGTAACGGAAGTTACTGTCGAATTTCTCGTACAAAGGCAAGAAAAGTGATTATCTACATGATGTTCGGGCTGCTCTGGGCAGCGTCTTGGCCGAATCCGATCCAGAACGCCTGTTTGCACTCACGCGAAGTGTATGTCCGTGGATACAAAACAAAATCAAGGGCAGCAGGAGTGCCGCCCTTGGCTTCTCCGATTCCGTCCAAATCCGTCAGCGGCATTGCAACTGTTCTGCTTCCCGTACGCTGGCGTAGGAGCCTCCGCCTATTTTTCCTGGGCGCATGAACTCGCTCCCAGCATCGAGTTGCTGGCGGTCCAGCTTCCCGGCAGGGAGGACCGCATCCGGGAGAAGCCGTTCAACCGGCTGAGCGACATCGTGCCCTTAGCTGCCCAGGCCATTCGCCCGCTGGTGAGGGGGCCGTATGCCTTTTTCGGTCACAGCATGGGAGCTCTGATTGCATTCGAAGTCACCCGGTATCTGCGCGCGGAAGCTTTCCCTGGCCCGGCGCAGCTATTTGTGTCGGCGCGGCGAGCGCCGCCCCGCCCCGAACGGCTGGCCCGGATCCACCATCTTCCCGAGGCTGAGTTTCTGGCGGCATTGCGGCGACGCTGGAATGGGATTCCGCCGGCCGTACTGCGCGAACCCGAACTTCTCCAACTCGTTTTGCCCAGTCTGAGGGCGGATATGGCGGTCATCGAAACCTACACCTACACCAACGGCGAGCGCCTCGACAGCCCCATCTCGGTGTTTGGGGCGGAGAACGACAAGGGAGTGGATCGCGACGACCTTCAGGCGTGGGGAGAGTTGACCAATGGGTTTTTCCGGCTGCGAATGTTCCCGGGTGACCATTTCTTTATCCGGAGCCAGTATCGGAAAGTTGCGCGCGCGGTGAGCGAGGACTTTCTCGCGGTTCTGGACGATCGTCAAGGTGCCGCGCCATGCTGACCGATGCTCAGGAATGGAAAATGTCCAACCGCACCCCCGCCATGACCCAGGGGAGCGTGCACGTGTGGTTTGCGAGGCTCGATCATCCGGATGCAGTCATGCAAAGGCTGGCAGAGAACATCTCCTCCGACGAATACAAGCGGGCCATGCGCTTTCGGTTCCCGCAGGGCCGGAATCGATACATGGTCGCGCGGGCGCTTCTGCGAGAGGTTCTGGCCGGTTATTTGGGGAGCGAACCACGAGCTCTGTCGTTCCAGTATGGCCGTTACGGAAAGCCGACACTGGCGGGAACTTTCGCGGAAAGTGAGATCCGGTTCAACGTCTCGCACTCGTCGGCGTGGCGCAGGGGCGGGAGATTGGGGTCGATCTAGAATTCATCCGCCCGCTCAGCGACCTTCGCGATCTTGCGGAATCGTGCTTTTCGATCGCCGAGAAGGCTGCATTGGAAGCGTTGCCGGAGCACGAGAGGCTGCGCGGATTTTTCGATGGCTGGACCCGGAAAGAAGCTTACTTGAAGGCGACCGGCAAGGGGCTGTCATTTTCTCTGCAGTCCTTCGAGGTGTCGCTGGCGCCGGGACCTGGCCGGCGAGCGTTGATGCTTCCCGACGGCAGCAAGAATGAACCCGCATTGACGCTGGTATCGCTGGCACCGCGTGCAGATTATTCCGCGGCGGTCGTGGTTGATGGTTGTGATTGCCATCTCACGTGCGCTGAATGGCCGGTGGATGCTGTGCCGCACCGGCCACCCGTTCAGACCATTCTTTGCCGTACTTCTGGGGAGCGCAAGTTTTCCTTATCCGTCGAGAGCGAGGAAGGTGGCGTGTTGGGTCAGCTCAGGATGGGAGTGAAATGATGTCAACCGCCGATGTCACTTCGCATAGTCCGCAGACGGATCTACCGAAGCCGGAGTCGAGCGCGGGCTTGCCGA
This genomic window contains:
- a CDS encoding M3 family metallopeptidase, producing MHSKTVRCLIFAAALAAVTVSAQVGHQGSAVVAPQLSADNPFARPSTLPYHLPPFDRIKDADFRPAFDAGMAEQRKEVEAIDRNPAPPSFENTVVALEKSGQLLDRVSSAFSNLNGSNTNPEILKIASEMAPKRSAHRDAILLDAALFARFDAVYQKRAALQLDPESLQLLERTYTEFVRAGAKLSDADKSRLRQLNEQIASLTTRFQQNVLKATKDSAVVVDNVGDLDGLSREQIGAAAEAAKARGLNGKWVIPLQNTTIQPVLEQLRNRALREKIYQASIGRADGGTYDNTAVVAQIVKLRAEKATLLGYPDYAAYGLADETAGTPAAVNQMLARLVPPALANAKKEAADNQKLIDEQASAGNGTPFTLQPWDWAFYAEQVRKARFGFDQSEVKPYFELNRVMQDGLFYAAHQLYGLDFKERHDLPVYQTDVRVFEVFNADGSPVGLFLADYFARDNKRGGAWMSNYVGQSRLLGLKPVVVNNLNIPKPPQGQPTLLTFDEVSTMFHEFGHALHGLFSDVNYPSLSGTRVPRDFVEFPSQYNEMWAREPIVFTHYAKHYQTGAPMPQALLDKVLAAEKFGQGYATTEYIAAALLDQAWHQINSAQAPSADKVMAFEAAALKKDGVEYAPVPPRYHTPYFAHAFAGGYAAGYYAYIWSEVLARDTEQWFHTHGGLQRANGDFLRAKVLARGRSANPEVLFEQFYGGPPDIGPLLEHRGLK
- a CDS encoding IS630 family transposase produces the protein MRAQIPILSSAEREHLESIVHRPSSTRRDEFRARLILDAAYGLSNETIAAQRKTRPATVSKWRSRFLARRLQGLGDAPRSGKPRRYDAGAEQRILRQLDAPVPSGYTRWNGSLLAAALGDISDDQIWRVLRKHGISLERRRSWCVSTDPCFAQKAADVVGLYLDPPENALVLSVDEKPHNQALERAQGWLRLPHGKALSGFSHDDPRHSRTSLFAALEVATGLVKVGHYARRGRVEFLEFMNGIVAAHPHQSIHVILDNLNTDKPACDRWVERHKNVHFHDTPTHASWLNQVEIWFSILSRESQAGTSFASTEQFRHHIELFVDAYNQNAHPFEWKKQIEFQKHRRASYANLSN
- a CDS encoding alpha/beta fold hydrolase, with the protein product MSVDTKQNQGQQECRPWLLRFRPNPSAALQLFCFPYAGVGASAYFSWAHELAPSIELLAVQLPGREDRIREKPFNRLSDIVPLAAQAIRPLVRGPYAFFGHSMGALIAFEVTRYLRAEAFPGPAQLFVSARRAPPRPERLARIHHLPEAEFLAALRRRWNGIPPAVLREPELLQLVLPSLRADMAVIETYTYTNGERLDSPISVFGAENDKGVDRDDLQAWGELTNGFFRLRMFPGDHFFIRSQYRKVARAVSEDFLAVLDDRQGAAPC
- a CDS encoding 4'-phosphopantetheinyl transferase superfamily protein; the encoded protein is MAQGREIGVDLEFIRPLSDLRDLAESCFSIAEKAALEALPEHERLRGFFDGWTRKEAYLKATGKGLSFSLQSFEVSLAPGPGRRALMLPDGSKNEPALTLVSLAPRADYSAAVVVDGCDCHLTCAEWPVDAVPHRPPVQTILCRTSGERKFSLSVESEEGGVLGQLRMGVK